CtttgctagaaaaaaaaaatactttgcTAAAAGAGAGACAAACGaaactcctcttttttttttctttttttttaacaaatatttttatacttATCAGCCCGACTCACTAGGAAGCCGATCCAGGCCCAACAAagattaatattttatatatgtatttcGATCAAGGTCGAATCTCATCGTTTCGTCAAATTAATAGATTTGAAGTTTCAATTTTAGGTTAAACACATGTCCGACTCACAAAACTAATCATATCTTaacgataattttttttgtactcGAGACCTGCTCATGGATGATTGATCCAGGAAGGTTCAActaaagaataaattgatcttttttttaatcagtaGAACCTCTTGTTCGCCATACCATTATCgtaaaataatattgaaattcgACGGAACGATGATTTTGTTCGGATAGATTTAGTAGGCGCATGCGACCATATATCACCGGGGGTATTCTCCTTGCTTACCATTTATGACTACTCCACTAGGTCTGGAGAAAAGATTGATTACAGGGATGCCACCTGAATGCACCCGTCAAGTTCTTTTCTTGAGGGTCAAGATATTTACGATTTTGCCCCACAACAAATTATTTTAGAGAAGTGCAAACAGAAGCTATCGCCCCCACACGTCACGTAGGAGGGATGCCAACAGAGAAGAGAATACATAAAAAGCTAATGGAATGGAAAGAGACCCTGCTCCCCAAACCCCAAACGGAACTCAACTCTGTTCtaacaataataattattaGTATTTTACACTCATCaacctcccctctctccctctctccctcaataaaataaaaagaaagaccCCACCTCGCTCACTCCTCTCCCTAGGCTAGGAATCCGATCCGGGCCCACGTGATGGACTCATCTTTCATTTTACGTGCTGCCTCTCCATATGTCATTTCCTCTACGGGACCCACGCCAAACAACTCCAAAGTGACCCGGGCGGCTGGGTCCCACTTGAACTCCTCCCACCAGCCTTTGTCCCCAACGATCGAGAAGCTTCCCCTCATTCCGTTCGAGTCCAACGGTAACTTTCTGAGACTAGAGTAGCCGAATATTTCGAATTCCACCCCTTGAGGGAAAAGTAGAGCGTGGTCGCAAATGCTCCTTAGTTTTGGAAGATTGTGGATAACTAGAGATTTGAGACGTGAGAATAGTCCTGAAGAAGCAGCTAATTCCTCTCTTGCAATTCCATCCCCGATTATTTTCTCCATCGAATCACACTCGTAGACCCCCAAGCTCTGGAGTTTCGGAGCGTGCACGAGCCAAGACAAGTCCAAAATCCACAATCGGAGACAATAACCTCAACAAGGCTGGGGAAGCAATAGCAGTTGGGCGCTTGTCCTATCCCTTGATTAATCTCCATCTTCACAAGCATACggcaattgacaaaattaagcACCTCTAAATGCGAGAAATTGCTGCTCCCTTTTAATGAGTGACTTATTGGGATGTGGGTCAAGCCCTCGCAATTTTTGATACCTACTCTCCTTATGCATCTCTGAAAGGATTGGAATATTTTTAGGGCAGAGGAAGATTTGTTCACCTTGATAGATAAATCGGTGAGACCTTGCATGCGCCCTAGTtcctccaccacctcctctTCATTCTCTAGACTCGATTCCCAACTGCTGAACACATTCAACGGTAAGCTTGCAATTGCCCCCTTAAAAATGAGGAATTTTCTTGTATTGTTCAATAGCAACCACTGTAAACGAGTCAAGTTGCTGATTTCCTTGGGCAACTCTCTGATACCAGTGCGTGACAAGTTCAAGTACTGTAGGCTAATCAAATTGCAAATCCCTTCAGGGAATGACgtaatattattattgttgGATAGGTCAAGGACCATAAGACAAGCTGCCATCGACTCGAAAAATCCTCCTGGCAAGACACTCACTTTAGTTTCCCTAACAATCAAAGTTCTGAGCTGGGAACACCCAAGTGGTGCTTGGTGGATATTCAAAATCCATTTTCCCCATAGAGATACTTTCTCTGCTTCCCCCCATTTGGACATCCCTTTTGTGGACATATCTTCTTCCCTCTCTATCACTAGCAACTTGTTCTTTTTCCCGTGGTCGCGAGCAATCCAAGTCGCCATGTCGCGGATAACGTCGTGCATCTTTATCTTTACAAACTGTAGTCCCAATTTAATAACCGTCTCACTTTCCAATAGACAAGCCATCTTTAAACTCCCCAATACATACTCTCCACTCTTCCGCATATTGTATACATCATCGGTGTCTCCTAGCAAGCCCTCTCCAATCCACAATTCAATAAGATCGTGCGAGTCTATGAGGTAATCCTCAGGGAAGAGACAACagtaaaggaaacaaaatttaATGATAGAGTCGCTTAAACTATTATAACTGAACTCTAGTATGTGATACACTTCCTCCATACCTGACAGTTGATGCGGTTTGTCCCTGAGAGTTGTTAGTGCATAATGCCACTCATGGGGATGCTCTCTGCCAGCCATGGCTCGCCCGACGGTAATAAGGGCCAATGGCAACCCTTTACACTCTTTAGCAATGTCCTTGGCCAGGCGTTGAATGTCATCATCACAATTTTCAAGCGATTTGCCGATGTTCTTCTCAAATAATGTCAAAGCTTCTTCAGGCTTCAAGCACGATACTTCGCATGTTTCGTTGGCTCCCATTTGGTGGCATACTTGCTTCGACCGAGTTGTGAATACTACCTTGGATCCGTTCTTTGGACTAGGAGGAAGAACTCCGATTTCGTAAAGGTCCAGCCTTGCCCATACATCATCAATcaacaacacaaacttcttttCAGCCAAAATGTTCAACAAATGATGGACCCTATGATTCTGAGACCATCCATCCCAGATCTCATCTTTAATGTTCAGTCCTTTCCTTACGACGTCTCGAATGTTATCTTCGTTCACTTGCTTTGACACCACCACCCAAATAACGACATCGAATTTAAGATTTGTGCACAAAAGCTCATTGTTGATCTGTTTCATGAGGGTGGTCTTTCCCACACCGCCCATTCCATATAATCCAAACATTCCTGTTTTTTTTTCGTCCGCTAGCCATTTCCACACTTCATTAAGGGAAATATCAAGCCCCACGGTCTTAGCCATAGGTATCGCAAGTATTGCCGGGCTAGGCAATGGTGATGTGAAATTGCTGAATTCTCTTTTCTTACCTTGGAGCTCTCTCGCTTCATTGAGCAATCGATCAACTCTTTTCCCCAATTTATAGCTCGGCCAGCAATTCTGAGGAAGACAACGACTGAAACATTTGATTCGGTCACATTCCCTGGCTTCTTCGAGAACTTGATCTACTCCACCTTCA
The window above is part of the Eucalyptus grandis isolate ANBG69807.140 chromosome 6, ASM1654582v1, whole genome shotgun sequence genome. Proteins encoded here:
- the LOC104452314 gene encoding disease resistance protein RPS5 — encoded protein: MDFANSLLQLVSNLWGLASKPLGYICNLKDNVEALGKATGDLEAVSGDVKETVEREEREGGVRRTNQVENWLCKVQEFEGGVDQVLEEARECDRIKCFSRCLPQNCWPSYKLGKRVDRLLNEARELQGKKREFSNFTSPLPSPAILAIPMAKTVGLDISLNEVWKWLADEKKTGMFGLYGMGGVGKTTLMKQINNELLCTNLKFDVVIWVVVSKQVNEDNIRDVVRKGLNIKDEIWDGWSQNHRVHHLLNILAEKKFVLLIDDVWARLDLYEIGVLPPSPKNGSKVVFTTRSKQVCHQMGANETCEVSCLKPEEALTLFEKNIGKSLENCDDDIQRLAKDIAKECKGLPLALITVGRAMAGREHPHEWHYALTTLRDKPHQLSGMEEVYHILEFSYNSLSDSIIKFCFLYCCLFPEDYLIDSHDLIELWIGEGLLGDTDDVYNMRKSGEYVLGSLKMACLLESETVIKLGLQFVKIKMHDVIRDMATWIARDHGKKNKLLVIEREEDMSTKGMSKWGEAEKVSLWGKWILNIHQAPLGCSQLRTLIVRETKVSVLPGGFFESMAACLMVLDLSNNNNITSFPEGICNLISLQYLNLSRTGIRELPKEISNLTRLQWLLLNNTRKFLIFKGAIASLPLNVFSSWESSLENEEEVVEELGRMQGLTDLSIKVNKSSSALKIFQSFQRCIRRVGIKNCEGLTHIPISHSLKGSSNFSHLEVLNFVNCRMLVKMEINQGIGQAPNCYCFPSLVEVIVSDCGFWTCLGSCTLRNSRAWGSTSVIRWRK